Proteins co-encoded in one Thermodesulfovibrionales bacterium genomic window:
- a CDS encoding PAS domain S-box protein, with the protein MSMAVTGMGVYVLLRVHVSRHGFKFSLFTSVLSGWLISVGLAYCSRYADMSLFWLKVANSFVILIPVTNFSFVTAIAQREENTRLFKNVAYVVSFLFILATFLTSLLVTGEKEFFWGRYMQYGTLGIAFILFFVLVVIRVFLVFWSAYKDASTDRNRQRLKGLMFGFSLGYLACVDFVAALGISLYPFGYLPIAVFLAIITYVITRYQLVDITPETAASQILKTMQGALIVVDAEDRIRVVNNAACIMFGLEEEEMLNNRLSEVLRLPSQLCDHTLLAQRSVRDFELSIFDKEGKKVFLSVSASVLATANDVPSAIVYVAVDITKHKELEAALAKAKGEAETLVRERTAELWETVSSLRNEIEERARMELALKKAAEEWRSTFDSTKDVIIMLNSEFEVLKANRAAGDVLGLSLPDVIGAPLADSKGMGGVFKGTDIFPALRQAKHRIEREIYLDDKQLWLDLTADPIFSSSGQFSGAVLIGRDVSDVKRAEEEHKNLQAQLMQIQKMESIGRLTGGIAHDFNNVLSAILGYAELTMYKLDENHPARDSVKIIIDSGERAAALIHQLLAFSRKQVLEMTVVNVEETIEHMMKMLARVIGEDIRLVVQNHSPLKSVMADNGQLQQVVMNLVVNARDAMPSGGTLTIETQAVTLDEKYTRYHEGLKPGSYVMLAVKDTGHGMTPEVRKKIFEPFFTTKPVGKGTGLGLATVYGIVKQHSGYIMVDSVLGRGSTFKIFLPVVDEKERMVLIQKETGFSHGSETILVVDDEPSLRNLVRKALSPVGYRVLEASSAEDALAICGTLSDKIDLLLTDVIMPGMDGKRLAKMVHESRPETKVIFISGYTDDILAEHGILEPGVVYVKKPITPTKLSKKVREVLDEPVLR; encoded by the coding sequence GTGAGCATGGCCGTGACAGGAATGGGAGTATACGTGTTGCTTAGAGTGCATGTCTCCCGTCACGGCTTCAAATTCTCCCTGTTTACATCAGTCTTAAGCGGCTGGCTGATATCAGTCGGGCTTGCGTATTGCAGTCGCTATGCGGATATGTCTTTATTTTGGCTCAAAGTTGCCAACTCCTTTGTCATATTGATCCCGGTAACAAATTTTTCTTTTGTTACAGCTATCGCGCAGCGTGAGGAGAATACTCGATTGTTCAAGAATGTGGCATATGTCGTATCTTTCCTCTTTATTCTTGCCACGTTCCTTACGAGTTTACTCGTTACAGGCGAGAAAGAGTTCTTTTGGGGAAGATACATGCAGTATGGCACGTTGGGCATCGCCTTTATTCTATTCTTTGTGCTTGTAGTTATTCGAGTCTTTCTTGTCTTCTGGAGTGCCTACAAAGATGCAAGCACTGACCGTAATAGGCAAAGGTTGAAGGGCCTGATGTTCGGATTCTCCTTGGGCTACCTTGCATGCGTTGATTTTGTAGCGGCCCTCGGAATCAGCTTATATCCTTTCGGGTATCTTCCCATAGCCGTGTTCCTTGCGATCATAACATATGTAATCACAAGGTATCAGCTTGTAGATATTACACCAGAGACAGCTGCCAGTCAAATACTGAAGACCATGCAGGGTGCACTGATTGTCGTGGATGCCGAGGACAGGATCCGTGTCGTGAATAACGCTGCATGTATCATGTTCGGCCTCGAAGAAGAGGAGATGCTCAACAATAGGCTCTCGGAGGTACTACGCCTCCCTTCCCAGCTCTGCGACCATACCCTTTTAGCGCAGAGGTCTGTAAGGGACTTTGAATTATCCATCTTCGATAAGGAAGGAAAGAAGGTTTTCCTGAGTGTTTCTGCGTCGGTGTTGGCGACGGCTAACGATGTGCCTAGTGCAATCGTATACGTTGCCGTGGACATCACGAAGCACAAGGAACTCGAGGCTGCATTGGCAAAGGCGAAGGGGGAGGCTGAAACCCTGGTCCGCGAACGCACGGCAGAGCTCTGGGAAACGGTGAGCAGCCTGAGGAACGAGATCGAGGAGAGGGCCCGTATGGAGCTTGCGCTGAAGAAGGCTGCTGAGGAGTGGCGGAGCACCTTCGACTCGACCAAAGATGTCATCATCATGCTGAACAGCGAGTTCGAGGTCCTCAAGGCGAACAGGGCCGCCGGCGACGTGCTGGGGCTGTCTCTTCCTGACGTGATCGGCGCTCCTCTGGCCGACTCAAAGGGCATGGGCGGCGTCTTTAAGGGCACTGACATCTTCCCTGCGCTCAGACAGGCCAAACATCGTATAGAGCGGGAGATTTACCTCGACGACAAGCAACTGTGGCTTGATTTGACGGCTGACCCGATATTCAGCAGCAGCGGACAATTCTCCGGCGCTGTGCTCATTGGAAGGGATGTGAGCGATGTGAAGCGGGCTGAGGAAGAGCACAAGAACCTCCAGGCTCAGCTCATGCAGATTCAGAAAATGGAGTCCATAGGACGTTTGACAGGCGGCATCGCCCATGATTTTAACAACGTTCTTTCGGCGATTCTCGGGTATGCTGAATTGACCATGTATAAACTCGATGAGAATCACCCTGCGCGAGACAGCGTGAAGATTATCATTGACTCAGGGGAAAGGGCGGCGGCCCTCATTCATCAGTTGTTGGCATTCAGCAGGAAGCAGGTCCTCGAAATGACGGTTGTGAATGTCGAGGAGACCATTGAGCATATGATGAAGATGCTCGCACGGGTGATCGGCGAGGATATCAGGCTCGTCGTGCAGAATCACTCGCCCCTGAAAAGCGTTATGGCTGATAACGGGCAGTTGCAGCAGGTGGTTATGAACCTGGTCGTGAATGCCCGGGACGCAATGCCCTCAGGGGGTACCCTTACGATCGAAACGCAGGCCGTGACCCTCGACGAGAAATATACACGCTATCACGAGGGGCTCAAGCCGGGCTCCTATGTCATGTTGGCGGTAAAGGATACGGGCCACGGCATGACTCCGGAAGTCCGCAAGAAGATCTTTGAGCCCTTTTTCACGACAAAGCCTGTGGGCAAGGGAACGGGTCTCGGCCTGGCCACGGTCTATGGTATTGTGAAGCAGCATAGCGGGTATATCATGGTCGACAGCGTACTCGGACGCGGAAGCACATTCAAAATCTTTCTCCCCGTCGTCGACGAGAAAGAACGGATGGTCCTGATTCAGAAGGAAACGGGTTTCTCCCACGGGTCAGAGACGATCCTCGTCGTCGATGATGAACCGTCCCTTCGGAACCTCGTCAGAAAAGCCCTCTCGCCCGTAGGGTATCGTGTTCTTGAGGCATCCAGTGCCGAGGACGCCCTCGCGATTTGCGGCACGCTGTCGGATAAGATTGACCTGCTCCTCACCGATGTCATCATGCCCGGAATGGACGGCAAACGCCTAGCCAAGATGGTCCATGAAAGCCGTCCCGAGACAAAGGTTATCTTCATTTCCGGCTATACCGATGATATCCTGGCGGAGCACGGTATCCTAGAGCCGGGTGTAGTATATGTCAAGAAACCCATAACGCCGACAAAGCTCTCGAAAAAGGTGAGAGAAGTGCTCGATGAGCCTGTCCTCCGTTGA
- a CDS encoding DUF3365 domain-containing protein — protein MLKDLSPKKRFAVMLILLHVIALPIMSGITYVFLKQKAVREARELGELRLTTMSAVRHYVAEELRPIFYRELPGRFIVQGMSRSFIAEDVARRVQKELPGYVYKDASLKPKNPANAADSFERETIEIFVRDSSLQEWSGLRAKPEGEYYVIARPGERFSADCLLCHGDPSRAPKELLERYGTTAGFHMKVGELADAAFVYIPIGLPLAHARKAVAVFIAIYVIFGIVILAIINSRFTSLYNQIDADKQRIEEINLELMNLNQDMESIITERTMNLIALSVADRIRNPATVIAGTFSRIMKKEALSEPLREKMSDLITEAQKLDSIVRDYETIMKSKRVMFRGEDMNEIIGSVLPLIEGARQAKEINLSLKLSESPAWFVANRQLLRVVILHILKNAIEATPPGGTITITTVADQDHVSLSVADSGGGIPREDLPKIFSLFYSTKRHRIGMGLPLVKQIVEEHKGTIHVESRLTEGTTFRLVFPTRWSEQALKGNHEVTAET, from the coding sequence ATGCTCAAAGATCTCAGCCCCAAAAAGAGATTCGCCGTTATGCTCATCCTGCTCCATGTCATAGCGCTTCCGATCATGTCAGGCATTACCTACGTCTTTTTAAAACAGAAGGCCGTCAGAGAGGCCCGCGAACTGGGGGAACTCCGCCTTACAACCATGAGTGCCGTAAGGCATTATGTCGCAGAAGAACTGAGGCCGATATTTTACCGTGAATTGCCGGGGAGGTTTATCGTCCAGGGCATGTCCAGGTCTTTTATTGCAGAAGATGTCGCCCGAAGGGTGCAAAAGGAGCTACCGGGGTATGTCTACAAGGATGCATCTCTGAAACCGAAGAATCCGGCAAACGCCGCTGATTCATTTGAAAGGGAGACCATCGAAATCTTTGTTCGGGACAGCAGTCTTCAGGAATGGAGTGGGCTCAGGGCAAAACCTGAAGGGGAATACTATGTCATCGCCCGGCCCGGCGAACGCTTCAGCGCCGATTGCCTCCTATGCCACGGGGACCCGTCGAGGGCGCCGAAGGAATTACTGGAGAGATACGGCACTACAGCGGGTTTCCATATGAAGGTCGGTGAACTGGCTGATGCCGCCTTTGTCTACATACCCATTGGACTCCCGCTTGCGCATGCGCGAAAAGCAGTGGCGGTCTTCATCGCAATCTATGTGATCTTCGGAATCGTCATCCTCGCCATCATCAACAGCAGGTTCACCTCCCTTTACAACCAGATCGATGCCGACAAACAGAGGATCGAAGAGATCAACCTTGAACTCATGAATCTCAATCAGGACATGGAATCCATCATTACGGAGAGGACCATGAACCTCATAGCCCTCAGCGTTGCCGACCGCATCAGAAATCCGGCGACGGTGATAGCAGGCACGTTCAGCAGGATCATGAAAAAAGAGGCGCTCTCTGAGCCCCTCAGGGAAAAGATGAGTGATCTCATTACCGAGGCCCAGAAGCTGGACAGCATCGTCAGGGATTATGAGACGATCATGAAGAGTAAACGGGTCATGTTCCGGGGCGAAGACATGAACGAGATCATCGGGAGCGTTCTCCCGCTCATAGAGGGGGCAAGACAGGCAAAGGAGATCAACCTTTCCTTGAAGCTTTCCGAATCTCCCGCATGGTTTGTGGCGAACAGACAGCTCCTCAGGGTTGTCATTCTCCATATCCTGAAAAATGCGATAGAAGCTACCCCGCCGGGAGGCACCATAACGATCACGACGGTTGCTGATCAGGACCATGTGTCCCTCAGTGTTGCAGACTCAGGCGGGGGGATTCCCAGGGAAGACTTGCCGAAGATATTCAGCCTCTTTTACAGCACGAAGAGGCACCGGATAGGCATGGGCCTGCCCCTCGTGAAACAGATCGTTGAAGAACATAAGGGTACCATCCATGTCGAGAGCAGATTAACGGAAGGGACAACATTTCGCCTGGTTTTTCCTACGAGATGGTCAGAGCAGGCCCTGAAAGGGAATCATGAGGTCACGGCTGAGACATAA
- a CDS encoding TVP38/TMEM64 family protein, with protein sequence MLGFGLSYLFRPVTVAPTITQWFADGITSKEFGLMIVSCGTAGAVIGVLVCWYIYKSALRKEVQIENKVWLSLLALLLIIGLSTAIVSATGLIHFFTDKKRILAFLDSLGPWSFIGFILLQVTQVVAAPIPGEVTGLLGGFLYGPVLGVFLSTIGLTIGSYIAFVLSRFFGRPFVEKFVDRRTMSKYDYLLHHKGAFLVFLLFLIPGFPKDYLCYILGLGHLTTMEFLVIGGTGRLFGTILLTLGGSYIRHHQYARFFGLTGVAIVVVLIAMVYRDRLERIFRKWHIMSYRRKKAKRVARKHPSSVE encoded by the coding sequence GTGCTTGGCTTCGGACTCTCCTATCTTTTCAGACCGGTGACTGTGGCCCCGACAATAACTCAGTGGTTCGCCGACGGAATAACGTCAAAAGAATTCGGTCTGATGATTGTTTCCTGTGGAACTGCCGGAGCTGTCATCGGAGTTCTTGTCTGCTGGTACATATACAAATCTGCCTTAAGAAAAGAAGTCCAGATAGAGAACAAGGTATGGCTGAGTCTCCTGGCGCTCCTGCTTATCATAGGCCTCTCCACGGCGATTGTCAGCGCCACCGGGCTGATCCATTTCTTCACTGACAAGAAGAGGATACTCGCCTTCCTCGATTCCCTGGGGCCATGGTCCTTCATCGGTTTCATACTCCTCCAGGTCACGCAGGTGGTCGCAGCACCCATACCCGGGGAGGTCACGGGACTATTGGGAGGATTTCTCTATGGCCCCGTGCTCGGAGTTTTTCTCTCTACCATCGGGTTGACCATAGGCTCTTATATAGCCTTTGTCCTTTCACGGTTCTTCGGCAGGCCCTTTGTCGAGAAGTTTGTCGACAGGAGGACGATGAGCAAATACGATTACCTCCTCCATCACAAAGGTGCGTTCCTGGTCTTCCTCCTTTTTCTCATACCGGGGTTTCCGAAAGACTATCTCTGCTACATCCTGGGGCTCGGACATCTTACGACAATGGAATTCCTCGTGATCGGGGGAACGGGAAGGCTCTTCGGCACGATCCTCCTTACCCTCGGCGGGTCATACATACGGCACCACCAGTACGCAAGGTTCTTCGGACTTACCGGCGTTGCGATCGTTGTCGTTCTCATCGCCATGGTTTACCGGGACAGATTGGAACGGATCTTCAGGAAATGGCACATCATGAGTTACCGAAGAAAGAAGGCAAAAAGGGTCGCACGAAAACATCCGTCCTCGGTCGAATAG
- a CDS encoding slipin family protein, producing the protein MPIIAPSFMGFLFLLFLVFYFLSSAIKILKEYERGVVFRLGRIIPVKGPGLVIIWPIIDKLVRVSLRTVTFDVPAQDIITKDNITVKVNAVVYFRVIDPIKAITAVEDFFYATSQIAQTTLRSILGQSQLDDLLTKRDDLNAELQKVIDFQTEPWGIKVSTVEVKNVDLPAEMQRAIAKQAEAERERRAKVIHADGEFQASQKLADAAQIIASQPMAMQLRYLGTLTEIATEKNSTIIFPVPIDLIKPLLERTEKKG; encoded by the coding sequence ATGCCAATTATAGCGCCGTCGTTCATGGGGTTCCTCTTTCTTCTCTTCCTTGTGTTTTACTTTCTCTCCAGTGCGATCAAAATCCTCAAGGAATATGAAAGGGGAGTTGTGTTCAGACTCGGGAGGATCATACCGGTCAAAGGGCCCGGTCTCGTCATCATCTGGCCGATTATTGACAAACTCGTAAGGGTCAGCCTGAGGACGGTGACCTTCGATGTGCCTGCCCAGGATATCATTACGAAGGACAACATCACGGTCAAGGTGAACGCCGTTGTCTATTTCAGGGTTATCGACCCTATCAAAGCCATCACCGCCGTTGAAGACTTCTTCTATGCAACGTCACAGATTGCCCAGACCACGTTGAGGTCGATCCTTGGACAGAGCCAACTTGACGATCTTCTTACCAAGAGGGACGACTTGAATGCGGAGCTCCAGAAGGTCATAGACTTCCAGACCGAACCCTGGGGGATTAAGGTGTCCACCGTAGAAGTAAAGAATGTTGATCTTCCCGCAGAAATGCAGCGTGCCATTGCAAAGCAGGCTGAGGCAGAGAGGGAACGGAGGGCGAAGGTCATCCATGCCGACGGAGAATTCCAGGCTTCCCAGAAGCTCGCTGACGCTGCTCAGATCATTGCTTCACAACCGATGGCGATGCAGTTGAGGTACCTTGGGACCCTGACCGAAATTGCGACCGAGAAGAATTCGACGATCATATTCCCCGTGCCGATCGACCTGATCAAACCATTGCTCGAAAGAACCGAAAAGAAAGGGTAG
- a CDS encoding nodulation protein NfeD — translation MLRKTVLLVILVSAMIPVSPLFSKENQKEVIVITVNGAINPVSAEYIGKSIQKANKKKAEALVIELDTPGGLDTSMRSTVKDIVSSEVPVVVFVAPSGARAASAGVFITLAAHIAAMAPGTNIGAAHPVAIGEKMDKTIADKATNDAAAYIKSLAEKRGRNATWAEEAVRKSISATETDALKEHVIDLVTHDVNTLLVDLDGRKVQTAFGEKVLKTKDAIVTREELSLRLKILNLISDPNVAYILMLLGFYGLFFELTNPGAVFPGVMGGICLILAFYAFQTLPVNYAGVLLIIFALILFILEVKIVSHGVLTIGGVISMIIGSLMLFESAGPFLRVSLYLILPAVLITTLFFSLTFGLALKAYRRKPVTGVEGLVGTEGLAKTEITKDGGGMVSVHGELWTAFSDDVIPKNAKVIVDSVSELKIKVRKSGG, via the coding sequence ATGCTCCGAAAGACGGTTCTTTTGGTAATTCTCGTCTCTGCAATGATCCCCGTATCCCCGCTTTTTTCGAAGGAAAACCAGAAAGAGGTGATCGTCATAACCGTAAACGGCGCCATCAACCCTGTCTCTGCCGAATATATCGGAAAAAGCATTCAGAAGGCAAACAAGAAGAAGGCCGAGGCACTCGTCATTGAACTCGACACACCAGGAGGACTCGATACGTCCATGAGAAGCACGGTGAAAGATATCGTATCGAGCGAAGTCCCTGTTGTCGTCTTTGTGGCGCCGAGCGGGGCACGGGCTGCCTCTGCGGGCGTCTTCATCACCCTTGCAGCTCACATCGCTGCAATGGCGCCCGGCACAAATATCGGCGCAGCCCACCCCGTGGCCATCGGTGAAAAGATGGACAAGACCATTGCCGACAAGGCAACAAACGATGCTGCTGCGTACATAAAATCCCTCGCAGAGAAAAGGGGGAGAAATGCAACATGGGCCGAGGAGGCCGTGAGAAAGAGCATATCAGCCACCGAGACCGATGCCCTGAAAGAGCATGTCATAGACCTGGTCACGCACGATGTGAACACGCTCCTCGTTGACCTTGACGGCAGGAAGGTCCAGACCGCCTTCGGAGAGAAGGTGCTCAAAACAAAAGATGCAATCGTCACCAGAGAAGAGCTGAGTCTGAGACTGAAGATACTGAACCTCATAAGCGATCCGAATGTGGCGTATATCCTCATGCTCCTCGGTTTCTATGGCCTCTTCTTCGAGCTCACAAACCCCGGCGCCGTATTTCCCGGCGTCATGGGAGGGATCTGTCTTATTCTCGCCTTCTATGCCTTCCAGACACTGCCGGTCAATTATGCGGGTGTACTCCTCATCATCTTCGCCCTCATCCTCTTTATCCTTGAGGTGAAGATCGTCTCCCATGGGGTCCTGACGATCGGCGGGGTGATATCGATGATCATAGGGTCTCTCATGCTCTTTGAGTCAGCCGGGCCCTTTCTCCGGGTATCCCTCTATCTCATTCTTCCCGCAGTGCTCATAACCACCCTCTTCTTCTCTCTCACCTTCGGTCTTGCCCTGAAAGCTTACCGGAGAAAGCCCGTAACCGGCGTCGAGGGACTTGTCGGTACCGAAGGCCTGGCGAAGACGGAAATAACAAAGGACGGAGGAGGAATGGTCTCTGTTCATGGTGAATTATGGACCGCCTTTTCCGACGATGTTATACCCAAAAATGCTAAAGTAATAGTCGACTCTGTTTCAGAGTTGAAGATAAAGGTCAGGAAATCAGGAGGGTAA
- a CDS encoding DUF72 domain-containing protein, which translates to MISVGLCSWTEKTLIESGEFYPKEARTSEARLRYYASHFSTVEVDSTYYAIPDIKNASLWAERTPDGFVFHIKAYGALTGHGIDPKTLPPGIRAAIPAADRDRKHVYIRERSLLRTVAQSFREALDPLVKKEKLGLLLFQFPPWFQFKPSRLDYILNCRDLMAGLPVAVEFRHGSWLRSDRAKEVFDFLEKNQITYVTADEPQFSDLSTIPFVPQATGDVAYFRFHGRNRENWMKKGIETSLRFAYQYSEDELKTFVSPILSVSKNAKSTFVMFNNCHLGFAVKNAFVMKELLGAPSQ; encoded by the coding sequence ATGATTTCCGTAGGCCTGTGTTCGTGGACCGAAAAGACGCTCATCGAGAGCGGTGAGTTCTATCCCAAAGAGGCGAGGACGTCGGAGGCCCGCCTGAGATACTACGCTTCGCACTTCAGCACCGTGGAGGTCGATTCGACGTATTATGCGATTCCCGATATAAAGAATGCGTCCCTGTGGGCCGAACGAACGCCTGATGGCTTTGTCTTCCACATCAAGGCATACGGCGCCCTGACCGGCCATGGGATCGATCCAAAGACTTTACCTCCGGGAATCCGGGCGGCTATCCCGGCAGCAGACCGCGACCGGAAGCACGTTTATATAAGGGAACGGTCGCTCCTGAGGACCGTTGCCCAAAGCTTCAGGGAGGCCCTTGACCCTCTCGTAAAGAAAGAGAAGCTCGGTCTCCTCCTCTTTCAGTTCCCTCCGTGGTTTCAGTTTAAGCCGTCGCGCCTCGACTATATTCTCAATTGCAGGGACCTCATGGCGGGCCTGCCTGTTGCCGTCGAATTCAGGCATGGCAGCTGGCTCCGGTCAGACAGAGCGAAGGAGGTTTTCGACTTCCTGGAAAAGAACCAAATCACTTACGTTACTGCCGATGAACCTCAATTCAGCGATCTCTCCACCATCCCTTTCGTTCCTCAGGCCACGGGTGACGTGGCATACTTCAGGTTTCACGGCAGGAACAGGGAGAACTGGATGAAAAAGGGCATCGAGACCTCCCTCAGGTTTGCATACCAGTATTCAGAAGATGAATTAAAGACCTTCGTATCTCCTATTCTCAGCGTCTCTAAGAACGCAAAGTCGACCTTCGTCATGTTTAATAACTGTCATCTCGGCTTTGCCGTGAAGAATGCCTTTGTCATGAAAGAGCTCTTGGGCGCTCCCTCTCAGTGA